The following proteins come from a genomic window of Yinghuangia sp. ASG 101:
- a CDS encoding WhiB family transcriptional regulator, whose amino-acid sequence MRPEATYPRLGMSGWRDRAACATADPKIFDAKAATAAQRAKAWCRVCPVTAECLASALVCEDTHGVRGGLTHLERRPLHKATAARLDIGRVQAALDGHDIHLNKREMAALEDAALEQLLPIPRLAWLLKTSTDLAEKLHARRHGHDDESTDEPDHEPADMFDPGVEHPADRPQPGNTHPEPIRTTSQEPVLLRRDTVGYDRSEAAA is encoded by the coding sequence ATGCGCCCGGAAGCCACTTACCCCCGCCTCGGCATGAGCGGCTGGCGTGACCGCGCCGCTTGCGCAACCGCCGACCCGAAGATCTTCGACGCCAAGGCCGCCACCGCCGCCCAACGCGCGAAAGCCTGGTGCCGGGTGTGCCCTGTCACCGCCGAATGCCTCGCATCCGCGCTCGTATGCGAGGACACCCACGGAGTCCGCGGAGGCCTCACCCACCTCGAACGACGCCCCCTCCACAAAGCCACCGCGGCGCGACTCGACATCGGCCGCGTACAGGCCGCCCTCGACGGCCACGACATCCACCTCAACAAGCGCGAAATGGCCGCATTGGAGGACGCCGCGCTCGAACAGCTGCTGCCCATCCCGCGATTGGCGTGGCTCCTCAAGACCAGCACCGACCTGGCCGAGAAACTCCACGCCCGACGACACGGCCACGACGACGAAAGCACCGACGAACCGGATCACGAGCCCGCAGACATGTTCGACCCCGGAGTCGAACACCCCGCCGACCGGCCTCAACCCGGCAACACCCATCCCGAACCGATCCGCACGACAAGCCAGGAGCCGGTACTTCTGCGACGCGACACCGTCGGATACGACCGCTCCGAAGCCGCGGCATGA
- a CDS encoding DUF2637 domain-containing protein gives MTSTQALAAAPAAQLGGRDRLAIALLGGAAFAQSFDALRQMAAAVHVRSQLTWLFPLLVDGFIAYGIRALLVLRDSRLRARAYVWLLVAGATVTSVWANALHAVRLNQLHTSNPNMRLGNTAVAVLSTVAPIAIAAAVHLYILVTREIAATVQAGDVGVLGSDTAIPTSASTSRPDQVLRPANHRASTEPSPPAKGADADGRRRRSGALPPDVPSVELLRTPDTDTKVAESENTGRPAEPSAPSAASHPPSGESKPAPSDRGQPHVPGAHSTTATRDGSEGVRRHSPDIEHLLSVARRVPLHRGRPSRHAVATAIRHQGLTISNGKLNVLMAVLRSEH, from the coding sequence ATGACGTCCACTCAAGCCCTCGCAGCAGCCCCGGCCGCGCAGCTCGGCGGCCGGGACCGGCTTGCGATCGCGCTCCTCGGCGGCGCGGCGTTCGCACAGTCCTTCGACGCGCTGCGGCAGATGGCGGCAGCCGTGCACGTACGCAGCCAACTCACGTGGCTTTTCCCGCTGCTGGTCGACGGATTCATTGCGTACGGCATCCGGGCGTTGCTCGTCCTGCGCGACTCGCGGCTGCGGGCCCGCGCGTACGTCTGGCTCCTCGTCGCCGGCGCGACCGTCACCAGTGTGTGGGCGAACGCGCTCCACGCCGTACGCCTGAATCAGCTGCACACCTCGAACCCGAACATGCGACTGGGAAACACCGCCGTCGCCGTGCTCTCCACAGTCGCGCCGATCGCCATCGCCGCCGCCGTCCACCTCTACATCCTCGTCACACGCGAAATCGCCGCCACGGTTCAGGCCGGGGACGTCGGCGTCCTCGGCAGCGACACGGCGATCCCGACATCGGCGTCAACGTCTCGACCCGACCAAGTGCTCCGGCCCGCCAACCACAGGGCGTCCACCGAGCCGAGTCCACCCGCAAAGGGGGCGGACGCGGACGGCCGTCGTAGGCGGTCAGGAGCCCTCCCGCCGGATGTCCCTTCCGTCGAACTCCTTCGGACGCCGGACACGGACACCAAAGTCGCGGAGTCCGAAAACACCGGTCGCCCCGCCGAGCCGTCCGCACCCTCCGCAGCGAGCCATCCTCCGAGCGGAGAATCCAAACCGGCCCCGTCCGACCGCGGACAGCCCCATGTTCCAGGTGCCCACTCGACTACCGCAACCCGAGACGGGTCCGAGGGGGTCCGCCGGCATTCCCCAGACATCGAACACCTCCTCTCCGTCGCCCGCCGGGTGCCACTGCACCGCGGACGCCCCAGTCGGCATGCCGTGGCCACAGCCATCCGTCACCAGGGACTGACCATCTCGAACGGGAAACTCAACGTGCTCATGGCCGTCCTGCGCAGCGAACACTGA
- a CDS encoding MobC family plasmid mobilization relaxosome protein has protein sequence MEAVATHTGLTPAGLSATLLLAAAHAHRAHSGIRPMVVVVEPPSRAEDALIEELAALRSSLARIGNNLNQIARVLNSGILPDAQVLVRDLESGLGRLASAVAAADSAAHRAAKR, from the coding sequence GTGGAAGCCGTCGCCACGCACACCGGGCTGACCCCGGCCGGACTCAGCGCCACGCTGCTGCTCGCAGCCGCACACGCCCACCGCGCCCACTCCGGAATCCGCCCGATGGTCGTGGTCGTGGAACCGCCCTCCCGCGCCGAGGACGCGCTGATCGAGGAACTCGCCGCTCTGCGGTCCTCCCTGGCTCGGATCGGAAACAACCTCAACCAGATCGCGCGCGTCCTGAACTCCGGGATCCTGCCGGACGCCCAAGTCCTCGTCCGCGACCTGGAGTCCGGACTCGGCCGCCTCGCGTCCGCAGTCGCCGCCGCAGACTCCGCGGCGCACCGTGCCGCAAAGAGGTAA